The genomic stretch ATACCATTAGCAGAAAAAGCCCTGTAGCTTGGTCTAGAGTGTGCAGTTCTACAAAGCAAGGAGGTATTAAAGTGTTTAATCTGACTATGTGGAATATTGTTTCCCTTTTGAAATGTCTCTGGAATATTTGTTGTAAAGCTGATAACATGTGGGTAAAGTGGATCCACAATTACTATATTAAAGGTGATGATGTTATGAGCACAGTGGTGAAAAAAGATAGTACTTGGATTTACAAGAGCATTATGCAGCAGAGAGAGATTTTAGGTCAGGTGCAACATCACTGGGACTTTGCAGTTAGCAACCATAAGTTTTCCATGAGAAAGTTCTATTTGACCTTGAATGATGATCATACCAGGGTTTCTTGGTTCAGACTCATGTGTCACAACAGAGCCAGACCAAGGGCTATCCTATGTCTGTGGATCACTTGCCATGGTAGATTCTCTACCAAAGTTAGGCTTGCCCAGTTTGGTATGTTTCAGGATCGTATATGCAGTCTTTGTGAGGAGCAGGAGGAGACCATTGATCATTTGTTCTTTGCTTGCAGCATCACTAAAGGTATTTGGAGCACTGTCCTCCAATGGCTGAATATCCATCATACCCCACAGGACTGGACTCACGAATTGGCATGGATCACTGGCTATGCGAAAGGAAAAGGTTGGAGAGCCATGCTCATGAAGATGGCTATAGCGGAAACAATCTATTGCATTTGGCAACATCAGAACAATATATGTTTTGATAATAGTGTGGATAATAAAAACATAGAAAGAAAAATCATAGATTACATAGTGTATAGAGGGTGGAAAATTCCCAACCTTAGAAGACATATTACTAGCCTGATGTTGTAGTCTGCTAGTtaggtttttcttttgttttcttggTCCTTTTGGTGGGTTGGATCCTCGCGATCaccttgtttcttttgttttttgaattaatatattcccccctttttgattaaaaaaaatgacttCTCCCCATTTGATCTACTCTTCGTACCACATAATCTATAGATCTTCACTTTACATGTCCAAACCACCCCAAGTCTATTTTTTAATCATCTTTTCTACTATAGGTGCTACGTACCCCAACATTGTCTcaaatattttcatttctaataTTACATTTTCTACTCTTACCATACTCCAATGCAACATTCTCACTTTTGCTACACTcactttattctcgtgttgattcttATGATTTTGTTTAACATAGATTCTATATATCTTGTCTTATTTCTGCTTAAGCGAAAGAAATGTATTTCAAAAGCTCGCCTCAAGTCTCAAATCACTCATTTAAATCATCTTTCAATTGTATAATCTGCACACACAAAATTGCATTCTGATGCTAGTTCTTGGATGTGTTCCGAAAATATATCTAAAATTATAGTAAAAAGGTaggaatatttaaatatttttatatttaataaaccaattaaaatattaaatttttttacatttaatAAACCAATTACAAATTGTTAATACAATTAAGATGAAACCTCGCCATGGACATATTTAAATATAGTGTTAAATATGTCAGGGGTCTCTATAAATAtgtgaccctgcatttttagtccctataaaattttccttcaatgattgatttttctaaaattttaatgcATGCAGTATTAATCCCTGTTGTTTTCTAaagttttaaaaactatttaattaccctttaatttataattttttgaataattttttatgcATGTTTACGACACTGTAAATTacttatttatcaaattttagaattttttaaaatgagaagaattaaatatgaatttatcaaatttcaaaagataatgataaaagtaacaaAAATTGTgatttagaaatcaaattttgacttttttttcaaggaactttttaaaaggttttaaacatttctgtaaaataatcattcaaaaataaacattcGTTTAAAAGTGGGtattaaaactacgtgcataataattttgtagggaccaaaatatattatttactttTATAGGGAACAAAAGTAAAATtcgttattttataaaaatatatttaacccttaaatatacatatatattattaatatgttctttttataaaatagacattaattttttttatgattaattctAAAGTAATTTAGATTTTTTATTGACTACATGTAAATGCATTTATTTATATagacttaaatataaatattttatattaaaagaatttatttttatttttagtactcccttcgttcctttttataagagacaactcactttttaggttcattgaataatcaatctATCTAATCTATAAACAAACTAAATACATttgttattcaatgaatctaaaaatttgttattcaatgaatctaaaaagtaatttGTCTCTTATAAAGAGGAACAGAAGTAGTATATACACTTAAAATTATTAATACCTTAAAGGTACAACCTTAATTTATTCATATATAAATAGACATATagcatataatatttttatttgtacaAAAGATGGACAATACAAAGATTTATGCTCTCACAATGCTATTTGTATTAGCTTTCTTCATCTTTGCATC from Vicia villosa cultivar HV-30 ecotype Madison, WI linkage group LG4, Vvil1.0, whole genome shotgun sequence encodes the following:
- the LOC131596817 gene encoding uncharacterized protein LOC131596817; translation: MWNIVSLLKCLWNICCKADNMWVKWIHNYYIKGDDVMSTVVKKDSTWIYKSIMQQREILGQVQHHWDFAVSNHKFSMRKFYLTLNDDHTRVSWFRLMCHNRARPRAILCLWITCHGRFSTKVRLAQFGMFQDRICSLCEEQEETIDHLFFACSITKGIWSTVLQWLNIHHTPQDWTHELAWITGYAKGKGWRAMLMKMAIAETIYCIWQHQNNICFDNSVDNKNIERKIIDYIVYRGWKIPNLRRHITSLML